From the Candidatus Bathyarchaeia archaeon genome, the window GGTCTAGTCTACGAGGACAACCGTCCGTCGAACTGGTGCCCTGTGTGCAGAACTACCATAGCCGACGCCGAAATCGATTACAGGGAAATTGAAACCAGTCTGAACTACTTGAGGTTCAAGGTCAAAGAGACCGGCGAAACAATAATAATCGCAACGACGCGACCAGAGCTGCTTTGTACTTGTGCAGCTGTTCTTTTCAACCCTGACGATTCCAGATATCAACACTTGAAGGGTAAGACTGGCATTGTGCCAATTTTCAGTCAAGAGGTGCCTATACGCGTCCACAGTTCTGCCAAGCCAGAGTTTGGAACAGGACTCATGATGGCTTGCTCCTACGGCGACTACTCTGACTTACGACTCTTTAGAGAACTAAACCTCAAGGGTTCAATAGCAATAAGCCAAGAGGGAAGAATGAACGAGGTGGCAGGCTCCTACAAAGGGTCAATGGTTGAAGAAGCCAGAAAAAAAATAATCCAAGACCTAAAAGACAGAGGCTTGCTGGTCAAGCAAGAGAAGACTGTTCATCGGACTCCTACTTGTTGGCGCTCTGAAAATCCAATTGAGTTCATAGCCATCCCTGAATACTATCTGAAACAACTTGAGTTTCTGGATGACATCAGGGCTATCGTGAAGAAGATGCGTTTCTATCCGAAGGAACTGAGGCAGATTCTGGACAACTGGATTGACTCGATTGCAATTGACTGGCCTATTTCTCGCAGGCGGTTCTACGGAACGGAGATTCCTCTGTGGTTTTGCAGTCAATGTGGCAGGCCTCATGTGCCTGAACCGGGAAAATACTATCAGCCATGGAAGGAAAAGGCGCCTTTCGATCACTGCGAGTGCGGGGCGAGGGAGTTTGTTGGAGAGCAGCGAACTTTCGATACATGGTTTGATTCAAGTATATCTGAACTCATAACTATAGGCTATGGCAAAGATCATGGGTTTTTCCATAAGGCATTTCCCGCTTCGCTTCGGCCTCAAGGCATGGACATTGTTAGAAGCTGGCTTTACTACTCAATCTTAAGGGTTTATCTGCTTTTCAAGGAACCCGCGTTCAAGGGTGTGAGGTTGTCGGGTATGGGAATGGATGCTAAAGGCGAACCCATGCACAAGTCCAAGGGCAACGTTGTCTATCCTGAAAGCATGTTCCAGAAGTATGGAGCTGATGCGTTTAGGTTTTGGAGCGCTTCGGAATCTCGACTTGGCTCGAATTATCGATTTTCAGAAGACAGAGTTAAGTCAGCAGGTTTGTTTATGACTAAGCTGTGGAACATAACTCGATTTATATCCTCATTTCCAGTCATAACCAACAACTTTGAGCTGTCTGCTTTAGATAAGATGATGTTGGCCCAACTCAACGAGATCATAAGGGAATGCACAGCGGGCTACGAGGAACTCGACATGTACGTTCCAGCCAACGCTATTAGGGATTTTGCGTGGAGCATCTTTGCAGATCACTACGTTGAGGCGGCGAAGTCAAGGGCTTACAACCAGAACGGCGAGTTTGATGAGAAGCGTCAGCGGGGGGCATGGTACACGCTTCACACCTGTTTGGGTGCTGTCCTTAAGTTGCTGGCGCCGATCTGTCCATTTGCAACCGAAGCTCTGTGGCGTGAGGTGTATTCCAGTGAAAGCATACACGTGCAACCGTTTCCGACGGAAGTGAAGGATTTGGGAAGCGAGTTCAGAGAGCTGTTGCCTCAGCTTATGGAATTCGACACAGCAGTCTGGAAGTTCAAGAAGGAGAGGAACACTGCCTTGAGTCAAGGAGTGAGCGCAGCTGTCTATGCGCCTGCTGAGTTGAAGGTTTTTGAAGCTGACCTCAAAGCTATGCACAAGATCAGGGATCTCTACTTTGGCGAGCCGCCCAAGGAGATTGAAGTGAAGGCAAAGGCTTTGGGCAACAATACGTTTGCCGTTGAATGAGGCAAGATAGCTGGAGGGCTAGGGCTCAGGAACTAGAGGTAGTTCTCCAAACCCTTGCGTTTTCTTGTGGTTTGAACCTGTATTTGTTCTCCGATTTTGATGTGCGTTCCATCTGAAGCAGCTATTGTTGGGACCTCTGTTTGTTGCTGTATTGATTGTGCCTCTTTGTCTGGGTTTTTTACTATCATTTGCATGCCAAAATGGGTCAACACAGCCATTTCAGGTTTTGACTCTTCCACTATTTTGATTGCGTCGTCTGTGGTCATGTGTCCTTTCCATGGGTTGCCTGCCGGTCTTAGTACGCAGAGGATGAGGGCGCGTGCTCCTGAGTATTGTTTGCCTATGCCTGTGAAGTATTCGGTGTCTGATGTGTATGCGATGTTGCCTAGGGTTGGGGTTTCGATTCGGAAGCCCACGGCGTCGGGATCCGTGTGTTTAGCCTGCGTTACTGATATGTGGAGGTTCTTGATGTCGAATGTTGTGCCTGGTTTTGCGTCTACGAGTTGTTCGGGCATTTGTTGATGGTATTTTGAGATTGAGGCTTCGCAGTGGTCGCTGCCGTACAAGACGCTGTGTGCTGCGGCTAGGACGCCTTTTTTCCTGGTCATTCCGCTTGTCATGGCTTCGATTAGTACTTCGGCGTCGTTGTAGTGGTCTGGGTGGCAGTGTGAGATGAGTAGGCCGTTGATTTTCTGAGGGTTTAGTGCAGCTTTCAGTGAGTATATCAGGGCTCCGGGGCCCGGGTCTAGGTGAACGTTGGCTTTTTCGTATAGGATGCGGATGCCGGCTGTTCTGCGTCGTTGTGTTATTGTGGCGAATCTTCCGCCGCCAGTTCCTAGAAATATGAGTTCAAGTGCTTGGGGTGGTGTGGTCATTTCTCGTGGTTCGCCTTGGCTTAGCTTGATGTGTGGGGGTTAATGTGTTTTGCTTTGGGGTTTTTGGGATGCAAGTTTTATTTTCTCATTGCGTGTTTATCGTAGGCTGTTGATTGGGTTGGTGTTTGGGTGAGGTTGGTTATTCGTGTTGGGGGTTCGGTTGTGGCTTCGCCGTTTAATCCGGAGCTCATGTGCTCGTATGTTGATCTGCTTTTGAAGTTGAGGCGTGAGGGGCATGTGGTTGCGGCTGTTGTGGGTGGGGGTTCGCTTTCGCGTGAGCTTATTCGAACGGCGAAGGCTATGGGTTTGAGTGAGCCTGAGCAGGATGAGGTGGCGATTTCGGTTTCGCGTTTGTTGGCTCAGCTTTTTGTTTTGAAGTTGGGTGAAGCTGGTTCTGCATTTGTTCCTGTGACTATTGATGATGCGGCGAAACTGGTTGACGAGGGGAAGGTTGTGGTTATGGGCGGTTTGAAGCCTGGGATGACGACTGATGCGGTGGCTGCTTTGTTGGCTGATCGTGTGAGGGCTGACTTGTTGGTGAAGGGGACTGATCAGGAGGGTGTTTATAATCGTGATCCGCGGAGGTTTCCGGACGCGCATAAGTTGGATGCGCTTCGTTTTGAGGATTTGGGGAAGTTGTTTGAGGCTGATAGGCATAGGGCTGGGATTCATCAGGTCTTGGATCCTGAGGCTGTGCGTTTGTTGCAGAAGAGTAGGATTAAGACGGTGGTGGTTAATGGTTCTAAGCCTGAGAATGTCTTATTGGTGGTTAAGGGTGAGAGAGTCGGGACTCTGATCAGTTGAAGTCGTTGTTGTACACAGTTGTTTCCATGTGCAATTGTGTGTAGATGTTTTGGGCTAGGTTGGAGTAGGGTTAGTATGAGTGCTGAAAAATTTTTTTGTGGTCGAATTTGGGCTTTTCTGTTTGCGTTCTGGGCGCTGTTTGGGTTTTTGTATGGTGTTTTTGGCGCTGTTTACTCGTGTTCTAGCGTGACGTTCAATGTTGGCATGCGTGACGTTTCATGTTGGTTAGCGTGACGTTTGCGCATGTTGAGCGGCTGTGCGGGAAATGGAATTTCAAAAGAAGAAGGCGCCCTTTCCCTTTAGCCTTCTTCTACCATGCTGGGATAAGAACTGCGGTTGTGAACGGGTTCAAGTCTGGAAAAATTCTGTTGGTGGTCAAAGGCGAAAAAATTGGAACAACGATTGAATTAGTGGGGGCTTTCCCATGAGTGAATGAAGATCGATGGAAAGAATTTTCACTTGAATAAGGCTAATAGTTGAACTAGATTATTGATTTCTACGGCGTTGGTCTCGGTAACCATTTGAGAAAGTGTAGGATTGGCTTCTGAACCTAGTGTGAGCATCTTTTGATCCTTGTACGATATGGTTACTGTGAATCCGTGTTGTTTGAGTTTTTCAGCTATGTTTTTGAGGGTTTTCAGTTTTTTTAGGATGGAGTTTTCGTCTGTTTTGGCTTCGAGTTCGAGCAGGGTTTTTAATTGTTCTTTTTGGAGGAAGTTCAAGTCTATCTTTTTGTTTTCGACTTGCAGTTGAACGTTTTCTACGCCGTTGGTTTGGAGGCTGATGCTTCCTTGTCTGGAGGCGTGAATTAGCAGCTTCAGTATTTGTTGGAGTTCAGCTTCTGGAAGCAGGTGTTTCACTTTTTCTCCGTTACGTACAGGATGTCGAATGAGATGGACCCGTTTAGTTTGGTTTTCATTCCCGCCCATTCAAGTGTTAGGTCTTTGAATGTGAGTTGAAGGTTGGTTCCTTTGCCAGCCAGTTTGTCAATTAGTTGTGCTAGTGTTTCGCCTAAACCTTTCATGGCTTCAGACAACTGTTTCACCAAGTTCTAAGATGATCTGCTAAAATTAAAGAGTTATGGATAAAACGCCAAGTGCAGGCGTGTTTTCAAGAATCTGTGTTCTGCTGCTTTGTGGGACTGTCTAATTGGCAATGGCTTTGACAGTTGTAGTTGAACATGTAAGTGCAGGCTGTTTGTGAGCGGTCTGTTTTTTCATGGGTCGTTAACTTTCGCTTAGAGTCAGTAATAATGCCGAGCTAGCTTTGTTCAGAAGTAGTAGTCTGCGCCGCGTGTTGCTGGACTACTACTTCTATGCTATAGGCGGCAGTGGCTGTGTGGGTGTTGATGCCTAACTGCTCTTAGTGTCATCAACAAGTGTTGTTCGAAGTTGTTGTTGACTACTGTAGCGCCTTGTTACAACAACTTCTTCGATGTTGGGGCGGTTTCTGTTTCAGATGTTATTAGCTCTCGCTTAGAAGAAGTAATGATAACTTCTTTTTTTCTCGGGTGTGTGTTGGGTTGGGTTGATGTTACTCGTTTGTTTCCTGCATGAGTTGTAGGCATTGTGTCATCATTTTTCTGCAGTCTTCTCTCATTTCGGGTGTCATTTGTTTCATCATGTCAGCCATCATTGAGGGTTCATGTCTTTCATCATTATGGGCATCATTAGTTGCATCATTTCTGTTTTTTCTTCTTCGCTCATGCTGTCCATGAATTCCTTCATCATCTTCTGCTTGTCTTCCTTGCTCATGCTCTTCATGAAGTGCTTCATCATAGCTTCCAATGAGAGACGCCTCACAGATGAATGGATCGCCTTGGATTAAAGGATTCTTCACAGGTTCGGAAAGAATTAAATGATGCCATGCTAACAAGTTTTGAAACAGGTGCAGCGGTAGCCAAGCCAGGTCAAAGCCGAAAAAGGCGACATCAGGCGAAGGACTCAAGATCCTTTCCCGTAGGGGTTCGCAGGTTCAAATCCTGCCCGCTGCACCATTAGATCGACAAATAATACCAAATCCTAATCGTTAACTAGAAAGGATTGCTTTGGCGTTCTTCTTGACTTGGTCGAGGTTTCTCATTCCTACAACTATCGCGTTTACAAAGCTTAACTGTGCGATTGCCTTTATGGACAACTGGTAATTCTTGACGAGCGGGGGAGCAGGTCCTCTGACACGACCTCCGAGCACTTTCATGGCGACAACTCCCTTTCCGTTCTCGTGAGCCAACTTAATCGCATCAAACATTTCATCAATTGAGCCGTCTTCAAGAGGAATATTGTCTGGAAACTCACGAATCATCGCTTGCCCAGCATTGCAGCATATCGTCATTATCACGTCTACTTCGTCAAATCGGGCAGTTTCCTTCACAACCTTAACGCTGTGAGTCGATAACCCAACTGCCTTGACGATTCCACTTGTTTTCATGTCACTCAGTGTTTTCAGCACTCGACGACTGCCGTTAATCCAGTCAGACGTGACATAATGCAGCAAGAAAACATCTATGTAGTCAGTGCCAAGCTCCTTCAGCGAACTCCTGAGACTCTTTAGGGCTTGTTCACCGCTCCTAGCACTCGTCTTAGTGCATACGACAACTTCTTTTCTGGGCACAAGTTTAAGAGCTGAAGCAACATGCGGGTGACTCCCATAATCATCCGACGTGTCCCAAAAATTCACCCCCAACCTATAAGACTCCATCAAAATTCGACCACCTTCCTCAGGCTCCAAATTAAGCGGAACCCCAAAATCAACCGTCCCAAAACCCAGCTTCGAAACCTTCAGCCTAGTATTGCCAAGGCTCACAAGAGGGATTTTTGACACATGTCTCGACCTTATGATTTGCGTCGATTTCCAAGTTCTCTCTAATGCCTAAACGTGCTTATGTTCTTACCGTGCGAGTTGCACATGTGAATTCCGCACGCTGCATCATTGTTTGCAGTTTTTAAACTGTTGCCTATTGAAGTGCCTTCGCGGAGAGAACGGCTTGTATGTTCTTTTTGACTTCGTCGAGATTGCTCATTCCTACGAACATGGCGTCCACAAAGTCTAATCGTGCAATCGACCCTATCGAATACTGATAGTTCTTGACGAGTGTTGGAGCTGGACCCGTGACTCGTCCTCCCAAGATTTTCATTGCTATGGTTCCTTTTCCGTTCTCGTGAGCCAGTTTGATTGCAGTGTACATTTCTCTGATGGTGCCGTCTTCAATTGGAATGTACTTGTTGATAACCGCAGTGCTTGCGTTGCAGCATATTGTCAGTATCACGTCTACCTCTTCAATCTGAGCGGCTTCTCTCACAACAGTGACGCTGTGCGTGGACAAGCCGATTGCTCCGACCATTCCTGCCGCCTTTTTGCCATTCAGTTCTTCAAGCATTCCACGGCAGCCTTTCATCCAATCGGATGATACGCAATGCAGTAGAAAAACGTCGATGTAGTCAGTGTCAAGCTCCTTCAGGAAATTCCGTAGACTTCTTGAGGCTTCTTTACCGCTCTTTGCGCTTGTCTTGTATGAAATGACTACATCCTTTCGCGGGAGAAGTTTCAGAGCTGAAGCTCCAAGAGGATGGGTAGCATAATCATCCGATGAATCCCAGAAATTCACGCCCAGCTTATACGATTCTGGTAGAATTCGCCAGCCTTCCTTTGGGCGCAGTCTGAGTGGGTCTTTGTCTCCAAAATCCACTTCGCCAAAACCCAGTTTCGAGACTTTCAGCCCTGTATTGCCAAGGTTCACAAGAGGAACTTTCAATACTAGTCTCGCTCCATTGTTTGCATCGATTTCCAAGTCTCTTTAATGCCTAAAACACGCTTATGTTTTTACCATAGGGGTTGAGTCTTCATAAGAATGAATGATGTGGGAGAGACTGGCAAACCCTATTACTGCGGTTCAAATCCTAATATTAGGATCACCAATTGCTAGCATCCTATCTCGAAACTTCCATTATCGGTTTGCTCTTCCTCACGGCACTTTATCCGCCCAGCATGTTTCCCCAGGTATCACTCGATGCCGCCAGCGCAATTGACTTTCCCGAAATTCAGCTAACCCAGACCGCAAACATCAAAGCGGAGTTCCTAGGGGTCTCCTCAGATTACATTAACGAAAGCACGTTTCTATCCAAAGCCACCCGAAACGTTAGGCAATTCGCGCAACCCAACAACATGACATGGAGCCTTAACGTGTCCATTGCTTTTCACGAATTTCCTCTGGATGTCATGACTTCGCTTGTCAATAAGGCGTATGATTCTGAAGGAAAAAAATTCTATAACATAACGCTTCTAAATGCTCTTCTGCTTCAACCTGACTATCTCGCGGCTCCAGATAAAGGGTACCTGTTCGTTTTCATGTCAATTCCCGATGGCGGAGTCGATCATTCATGGTTTTATGTTCATGAGAGACCAGATCTTTTCCTAGGCAGGACAGATTTCTTTGATGGTCAATCATTCGAATATTGGGTATTTCCCCCTTACTTTGGAGGAGCGCATAGAGCACTGTATTTTGATTTGAGTGAGTTGATTGAGAGTAATCCGACTAGGACAGCAGTAGCCAACAGAGCCATCGAACTCTTCAACAACGCCCTGCCAGACGTATTTGTCAATCTGCTTGGAGCAACAGATTCACGAATGATCCTCGCTGACACGCAGAGACACGAAAATTACGAAGTGAGAATACTATGGCTAAACGGAACAGAAAACAACTTCCACCCTCAACGAATCAAACAAGCTTTCGAAGACTTGATGCCATGGACGAACTGGACTGTAATCACAACAATCAAAGACATGGATGCTGAGTTGAGCCGTCTTTTTGAAAGCCGAACCGCAGAACTAGTACAACCCCTTAATTATTCGTTTTCGCTGACAAACGGAACCAGACGCCTCACTGAAGCCAAAAGGAACGTGCAGTGGGACGTTTTCAGAGACTCGGGCGAATACGACCCAATCACCCAGTATCTGTTCGAACACGTGAAAGACTACTTTAACCTGACAGACATAGAAAACAGATCCATAATCCCTCTTGTGCTTCTGCAAACACGAAATGACACAGCCATTGGCGGAGTCGCAGGGATAGGTCCCGGGATTTCTTGGTTTTCTCGTAACATCATAATCATAGGATATCAGGATGGCACGCTCCAGGCTATGGGCGAAAGTGGACCCACATTTCTGACACAACAGATGCGCCATGAGATTGGACACTGGGTAAGCCTTTCCCACCATTCTGCACGTTTTGAATTAGGCTATCCTAAAGTCATCTGCTCAATGAGATCTCTCACCAACCAGTTCTGTATGTTCTGCAAAGATGCTAGAGCTAGGATGAGCTTCATATCCTATTATAGAGCAACCACCGAGCTGATTTTCAGCAAACAGGCACAGGTTTCCGAGAATGAACTAGAAACCGCAGCGCGACAATTCAATGAGTGGGACTACGCCAATGCAATAAAGACCATAATCTCCATTTATAATGAGGTCCAGACTAAACAAGCTTTAACGATTGATTCTAGATTTATTCCGTGGGTCATCACAATAACATCTGTCGCAATCGTCTTTACGTTGGTTTTCAAGAATAGGCGCAAGCTCTCAAAGTTGAGGATCTTTTTCCGTAGGGGTTTGCAAGCTCAAATCCTGCCCGTTCCACCAACTACGTTTTTAACATTCCGTTGACGTATGTACTGCCCAATTGGAGGAAGGCAACATGCGCCTTAGCGTGGCCCTTGCATTCGCTGTAGTCTGTGTCGTTTGGGGTTCAACCTACTTGGCCATTCGCTTCGTAATTGAGACTGCTCCTCCTTTCTTCACAGCTGGAACACGCTGGGCTATTGCAGGAGTTCTACTCTATTGTGTGACTAGGCTTCGGGGCGCTTCAGCTCCCTCACGGTCACATTGGGGTTCAGCCTTTGTCGTCGGCGGCTTAATGTTGCTGGTTGCACACGGCGCGGTTGTGTGGGCAGAGCAGTGGATACTTTCAGGGTTAGCTTCGATCTTCGTGGCAACCGTGCCCCTTTGGCTGGTCTTGGTGGAGTCCGTGCATGACCGGAGAAAACCTGATGGAAAAGGGCTTCTAGCGTTGCTGGCAGGATTCATCGGAGTAATCATACTCGTCGGGGACTTGCCCAGTCTAGGCGGGAGCAATATGGCCCCGATTGCTGCTCTCGCCCTCTTGTTTGGTGCCCTAGCTTGGGGGCTCGGCTCATTTTATTCCCGTTCCGCAAGCCTCCCAAATTCACATTTCATGGGCGTAGCCATACAAATGATTGCTGGCGGGTTCCTACTGCTCTTAACAAGCGTAGCCACGGGAGAGTTAGCGAACTTGAGACTAGGCAGCATATCTCAGCGCTCGTTATTCGCTTGGGCTTATCTGATAGTCTTCGGCTCGCTTGTCGGGTTCACTTCCTACATTTGGCTCCTAAAACAAGCCACGCCCTCGCGTATCGCAACCTATGCCTACATAAACCCCGTTGTCGCGTTACTTCTGGGCTGGGCATTCGCAAACGAGCAACCTACCTTCACGAGCATTGTAACCACAACAATAATTCTCATTTCAGTTGCAGTAATAACGTCACGCAAGTTTGAGCCACAAGACAAAAGCCACGTTAAGAACTGAAGCGCAAAAGACCCGAGTCTACATAAACCTCCGAGCCAGAACCATTAAGCTATGCACCAAAAGCCATAAGCGCTGAGTGAGGCGCTCTGTAATTCGTATGACTCCCAAATTCCCGCGCAAAAGATGGATTCTCGCAGCCATCGTCATAGTGGTTCTAGTTGTGGCTTCTACGTCGCTTCTTTGGATGAAAGTGGATTATGAACGTGGACAAGACGCGGTTCTGGAATATTTTTCCCATCAACCCGGGATGTCGGATGCTTTTGCCAAACTGGAAGAACTTACACCGCCGGGTTCAGTTGTGCTCTGTTGGTGGGATTACGGCAGAGCTGTGAGAGAATGGAGCCACAGGGAAGTAATAGAGGCTTATCCATCCAGAGACATATACAACACAGTTGGCTCCACCAGAAGCGTCTTCGGCAACCTGCAGGGTCAACTCTTCGGCACATGGGGATCATCAGAAAGGATCCACGACTTGACCAATATTTTCATGTTACCTGAAGGACAATCGATGCCGCTTCTAGCTAAGTACAATGCCAAGTACGCGCTAGTGTTCATACCTGACGAGTTGCAGAAGTTCCCTTGGATCGCGCAAATTGCAGGCTACAACGCAACAGAATACTTAGTCTACAACCAAGAAAGCGACACGCATGAACCCACCGTGCGTGCTGCCCAAGTGACTCTGCTGCGACTGCTGTTTGATGATACCCTGTTTCCTCAGCATTTCTCGAAGCTCTTCGACAACGGCAAAGCCAAAATTTACCAGATTGACTACACGTAACTGCGGCAAAGATGGTTGCCTTTCCCGTCTTTCCACCTTTCGCGTGGTAATTTTTCCTGAATCAGTATTCAGGCTTCATAACTCATTTTTAACCGAGCAAGCGAGTTTAAAGCGATGATGCCAATGCACAAGGTCCCTCAAAGCGAGCTTAACACAACTTTTCCCAGGAAATACTTACAGAAGTTTCAGGAGTACAGAAAAAGAAGCAGCGAACTCACGTTAAAACCAAAGCAGCCAAGCAAACCATCTGGCACCCCACAGGTTTTCTCAAGCCATTGTAAGCAAGCGATTTCTTTGGTTAAGGCGAAAGTCTACTGCTGCGTGCTGAAAGAGATGGTGCAAGGCGCAATGTGCAAGGCTTGCCCCTGCCACGAGCCGGAACCGCTCGAATACACACTTTTCAAAAGAGAGTGAACCGCTTAAATGAAGTGTCCTAACAACTCGTGCAAACGCTCCGCTGACATCGTTGAAAACAATGAGTCAAACTTCGACTACTGCAAAGAATGTGGAACCGTAATCTACAGAAGCAAGAACAAGTAAGCTGGAACAATCGCTCCACAAAGCCTTCGAAACCAAAGATACGTCTGGTTCTATGGGAAGCATCTGCGGGTAGTTCAGAGACTCCTTTCCTTTCATGTTCTGGCACAGAATGATTTATCTAATTCAAATCAGAAAAATAGGCAAAGAGGCCAAGTCTTCTGAAGACCTATTTGACCGTCTGGTTCAACAGCGAAGGAGCCGAGCCCAGCGTGGTGGCACAGAAACTCCAGTCAATGGGCTTCAAACCAGCCAAGGGACACTACGATCACATTTACGATTGGAAAAAAGAACCCACACTAGAGGACGTACTGCAGTTGTGCAACAGCGTACATCACACGTTAAAGGGCTTGAAGGTCCTTTACAAAATCGAAACAATATAGAAGGCTGGCATCGATCCATGACACCTTACAAGCTGCATATACTTGTCTGCAATGACACTGACTGCGCAGATAAGGGTTCACAGCAACTCTACGACAACCTGAAGCAAATGGTAAAAGATCGAAACCTGAAAGGAACAATAAAGGTCTCGAAGAGCACATGCTTAGACGACTGCGAAATCGGTCCAAACGTGCTAGTCTACCCAAACGGCGTACTCTACAACAGCGTGAAAACCGACAATTTGGAGACCATTCTAGAAGCGCACATCAAAGGCAAATCGGCTGTGAAACTGAAGCATCACAAAATGCTGAAATGATC encodes:
- a CDS encoding valine--tRNA ligase: MTEPNDRQAFKPRIKASRWDIRREEEQIRLWEEEDTYRFSKASKKPLFSIDTPPPTASGPWHVAGAAHYAQIDMVARYFRMKGNEVLFPIGIDRNGLPVEVQVERESKIYAHETSREEFIKICKAFLDNVEAQLLQIVRRMGMSCDVSNYYRTDSPEYRSITQATFIEMWRRGLVYEDNRPSNWCPVCRTTIADAEIDYREIETSLNYLRFKVKETGETIIIATTRPELLCTCAAVLFNPDDSRYQHLKGKTGIVPIFSQEVPIRVHSSAKPEFGTGLMMACSYGDYSDLRLFRELNLKGSIAISQEGRMNEVAGSYKGSMVEEARKKIIQDLKDRGLLVKQEKTVHRTPTCWRSENPIEFIAIPEYYLKQLEFLDDIRAIVKKMRFYPKELRQILDNWIDSIAIDWPISRRRFYGTEIPLWFCSQCGRPHVPEPGKYYQPWKEKAPFDHCECGAREFVGEQRTFDTWFDSSISELITIGYGKDHGFFHKAFPASLRPQGMDIVRSWLYYSILRVYLLFKEPAFKGVRLSGMGMDAKGEPMHKSKGNVVYPESMFQKYGADAFRFWSASESRLGSNYRFSEDRVKSAGLFMTKLWNITRFISSFPVITNNFELSALDKMMLAQLNEIIRECTAGYEELDMYVPANAIRDFAWSIFADHYVEAAKSRAYNQNGEFDEKRQRGAWYTLHTCLGAVLKLLAPICPFATEALWREVYSSESIHVQPFPTEVKDLGSEFRELLPQLMEFDTAVWKFKKERNTALSQGVSAAVYAPAELKVFEADLKAMHKIRDLYFGEPPKEIEVKAKALGNNTFAVE
- a CDS encoding MBL fold metallo-hydrolase, translating into MTTPPQALELIFLGTGGGRFATITQRRRTAGIRILYEKANVHLDPGPGALIYSLKAALNPQKINGLLISHCHPDHYNDAEVLIEAMTSGMTRKKGVLAAAHSVLYGSDHCEASISKYHQQMPEQLVDAKPGTTFDIKNLHISVTQAKHTDPDAVGFRIETPTLGNIAYTSDTEYFTGIGKQYSGARALILCVLRPAGNPWKGHMTTDDAIKIVEESKPEMAVLTHFGMQMIVKNPDKEAQSIQQQTEVPTIAASDGTHIKIGEQIQVQTTRKRKGLENYL
- the pyrH gene encoding UMP kinase, with protein sequence MRLVIRVGGSVVASPFNPELMCSYVDLLLKLRREGHVVAAVVGGGSLSRELIRTAKAMGLSEPEQDEVAISVSRLLAQLFVLKLGEAGSAFVPVTIDDAAKLVDEGKVVVMGGLKPGMTTDAVAALLADRVRADLLVKGTDQEGVYNRDPRRFPDAHKLDALRFEDLGKLFEADRHRAGIHQVLDPEAVRLLQKSRIKTVVVNGSKPENVLLVVKGERVGTLIS
- a CDS encoding aldo/keto reductase, with translation MSKIPLVSLGNTRLKVSKLGFGTVDFGVPLNLEPEEGGRILMESYRLGVNFWDTSDDYGSHPHVASALKLVPRKEVVVCTKTSARSGEQALKSLRSSLKELGTDYIDVFLLHYVTSDWINGSRRVLKTLSDMKTSGIVKAVGLSTHSVKVVKETARFDEVDVIMTICCNAGQAMIREFPDNIPLEDGSIDEMFDAIKLAHENGKGVVAMKVLGGRVRGPAPPLVKNYQLSIKAIAQLSFVNAIVVGMRNLDQVKKNAKAILSS
- a CDS encoding aldo/keto reductase; amino-acid sequence: MKVPLVNLGNTGLKVSKLGFGEVDFGDKDPLRLRPKEGWRILPESYKLGVNFWDSSDDYATHPLGASALKLLPRKDVVISYKTSAKSGKEASRSLRNFLKELDTDYIDVFLLHCVSSDWMKGCRGMLEELNGKKAAGMVGAIGLSTHSVTVVREAAQIEEVDVILTICCNASTAVINKYIPIEDGTIREMYTAIKLAHENGKGTIAMKILGGRVTGPAPTLVKNYQYSIGSIARLDFVDAMFVGMSNLDEVKKNIQAVLSAKALQ
- a CDS encoding EamA family transporter; the encoded protein is MRLSVALAFAVVCVVWGSTYLAIRFVIETAPPFFTAGTRWAIAGVLLYCVTRLRGASAPSRSHWGSAFVVGGLMLLVAHGAVVWAEQWILSGLASIFVATVPLWLVLVESVHDRRKPDGKGLLALLAGFIGVIILVGDLPSLGGSNMAPIAALALLFGALAWGLGSFYSRSASLPNSHFMGVAIQMIAGGFLLLLTSVATGELANLRLGSISQRSLFAWAYLIVFGSLVGFTSYIWLLKQATPSRIATYAYINPVVALLLGWAFANEQPTFTSIVTTTIILISVAVITSRKFEPQDKSHVKN
- a CDS encoding (2Fe-2S) ferredoxin domain-containing protein — translated: MTPYKLHILVCNDTDCADKGSQQLYDNLKQMVKDRNLKGTIKVSKSTCLDDCEIGPNVLVYPNGVLYNSVKTDNLETILEAHIKGKSAVKLKHHKMLK